TGTGGTTACtaaattatacaaatatattgaGGAATGCTGATGATATAGCAATCACAAAAAAGGATCCGATTGTCATAAACTACTCGAAATTGTAAAACCATGAAATTTTACTTGATTCGGatcttttcaaagaaaaatacttaaaacaggAGGAGAATTCCATAAATATTGAAAACACAAATTTTCAGAATAAGGTTTAAGTTTCTAGCTATTTTCTGTTGAACAATTAGAACGATAATATTCAGAATAAGGTCTACAAAATACTTTCACCAACGATTTGccaaacaaaaattgtattatCTAGTATTAACTAGATTGGGTGTAAAGCATATAACAATATCTGGAAGATATatagaatattaatttttagatatataacaaattttctggttgacaaaaagaagatatataacaaatttattgtttctatatttctatattttttattgctGAAAACACTCGTTCGAGATAGTCTAGAATCTTCCAGCATTGCATGACTAGAAATGATAAAGAGAtgataaactatatataatgaGGTAGGAACAAATGAAATGTCATCGGTCCCTTCGTGAATAGAATTGTTGGTTCCTTTCACTCTCATCCAAAGTTAGAGGGGGCAGATTAAGCTAATAGCCATGCCTTCTACTTATTATTTCCATAAAATACAATGATATATTTCAATTTGGGAGTATCATAGATCAAACACCGACTATTGatgtaatttttctttaatttatgaTATGATTATATATACAACATAGTTAACCATGCAAAATATACGTCTGACGAAACCCACGTACGTAAATTTCTGTTTTCCACCATATAATAAATGAGGGCTAGCAGATTCGGATTCTGCTTTCAAAATCTTCCTTGGTTCCATCCGCACATTCATGAAAGAGATTGCCGAAGAGGCTTTATGCAAGCAGAAAAACGACTAGTTATTTAGATGGACCGATGTATGATCATGTTTACGTGTGTGTTTCACTGTTTCTAGAAAATGTAATTTTACACAAAAATGCCGATAATGCTTTTAAGACGAGAAGGTTCATTCTATTTCATGTGGCAGTAGAGGTTTTCTGTATTTTTGAATCCTGCAAATtactaaattattaaacttattttttttttgtagccgGTTTATATTAAAGTGTGAAAATTGCTTTTAGATTGCATAACTTTGGTGtagtttatacatattttatcaggatttcttaaaataataaaatgttgttttcttcttgttgaCCCACACGGCAAATCGCAGAGACTAATAAGTAAAATGAGAACGTATGCATATGAGGATATTTGAATATATACAGTATTTGtttgcaaaataaataagaaatcataaaatatataattagctGTGTAATCTAATTTGTTTCGATGGACAAACATATTCCACAATATCATATAATACAGATATGAACCATCTAAACCTCTATCTAAATATAGATGAGATTAAATGTACTAATGAATTTCTTGCACGATTATTCCAAATTTTTGATTTGAGAACACATTAATCTCGAATAGTTCTATCTATGAGGTTCAGTGTGAGTTCCACCAAAAGATAACATAGAGACAAAAATTGTATACTAAACTTCCTCAAATAATTTGCTGACGCGAAAACTCAACCCAACACTTAATTACGATTGCAATAACATATGAACTTATGATTGCAATTTAATAAAGAAGATCCTTCAGCgacattataatatataatgataTCATGATGACGACGGCAAGTAAGGTAAAACCATGAACTAAACATGCCACGAGTTTCTGACTCAGCTGTGAGTGTGACATACAGTTACCACTGTACATACTATTTGTTTACTACTCTTCCATTTCTAAATGttacttatttaataaaatatattaaattttatttatatatgcataATTTTTGGTGATTATTTTTCCgtaattttaagttaataaaaatctaataaatataattaaattctTAAGATTTgcaattaataaataaaatatatattgaaaatttaaaaattagatttttgaaatatttttttctataatatgtaattttacgaaatagatgaaatattttttttttaattcttagtAATAaacatcatattttttttttgtaattaaagtAGATGCCGTTTGGAAACTTCTACACAtcatatgtgtatatatgtgtaaTTATGACTTATGAGAGCTTTTATTATGATGTATATTTAAGAATGAGCATGTGCCATGATGTATGATTAATGGTGTGGGGTTTTATGTTGACATGCTATAACTAGTGGGACCGATCCACGTCAGGCCGACATGGCAATCTTTATGTCGCTTTGTAAAGCTTCCACTTGTACAGCTGGAATATATAATTGCGGAAAATAGAAAGATATGTCTTATTTTGTAGTTGCAGGCAAATGTATATTCCCTTTCCCTTTTCCATATTTTGCTCTGATATGTTTTTACATCCCTCATTATTCTggctttttttgtcaacatcaTTATTGTGGTTTTAATATgcataatatatttgattattgttcctttttttgtcaaaatttgATTATTATTCCTAAGATTGAATTTTACTTCATTTTAATAGGACTGGTTGTGCTTTTCTTTTGATAGACATATAATTTAGGGTCttaagtttatatttttcaCAGATGTGAAATCAACGTTTGAAAATTCTACTTcagaataaaattttgtattgagAGTAGTCTGAATCCGGTGCATTAAAAAAATCTGACCCCTTTGCATTATCACTACactttaattaaatttatattttgttatatgtaCGAACAGTATTAAAGTCTAAATTTGTGTAAATATACATGAACTTTCAGTCCAAAATTGTTCAATCTAAAACATCACAAAAACTTATATCCTATTTATAGTGTGGATGTTCTGTATCCATCACATGGTACCATACGATTAACTCGAATTAACACCAGTAAATGCATCATGTAGCTCTTAAGCCGGGTTACAAATGAGATATAAGGGAACTCAAACCCAAACTGATATTACCATGTCAACAATCttgaaaagaaatataaacagCTTGCATTGCTAATCAAGCTTATTTTGTATATTGTAAGGACAATCCGACTTTTCCAAAATTACTTGGTCGCGCAGCCACACGTGCATGCAACCATGTTTCCACCTTGTAGACTCACGTATAAACTAATCAGTTTAttggtttttttgttgttgttaaacGGGAGTAATTTATGATTGGTTTTCAACTATATCATATCCATTTTTGATCTCCCATAGTTGACAAAACCGGTCCTCTCTGATATACTATAGTCCAAGAACCGTTTTAATGAATTCTGACtatttctctaaaaaaaaattgaaactaattTGACCATTCCATTAGTTTCTGTAACTTGTCAAACACTTTGAACTTGAAACTTTCTTCAATGTAAGGCTGACTTTAATTTAAGATTTTTCCAGTTCAAGTTTTCTATACATTAGTTTTACTCTTTTAATTTTCTCTTCTTTAGTTCTTCATCAATATGGGCCGGACATGCAGAATGGGTTTGAAATGAAACGAAATTCATCTTTCGTGGGCCGATATGATTAGACCGAACCATATACAACCGAACCGGATAATTTAGACAATAACCGAAGCCGTTAATGAAATAATAGAATAGAACAGAACAGTTTCGGACAAAACCAAATGCTAACACAAATGGCCTCAAATGTCGGAAATCGAATCCGATTCCTGAGTTTCGGGAAGCTTCCACACGTATCTGCTTCACTGTTGAGCACCACCCAGAATCCTCGTAGCCTATCCCTTCTTCTCCTTCGTCCTCCTGTTCTTCCGTTTCGGCGTCGTTTCGTCTCCATCGTTCATCGTGGTCCTCTGCTTTGGATTCGATCATCTCCTCCTCTATCCTCCATGTCATCTCAGGCTGAATCTGGGGCTCCTCAACAATCCGATTGTTCAAAAACGGTGACCTTTCGCTGAAATTATTACTAAAGTTGAGATCTTTTTGAGTATATAGCTGCTAGGGTATCGAGTCCACGTAGCTTTAACCAATCGGATTTGTATTGCTTCTCTGGTGATATGAATTGTATCGGTGCAGGTGAGGATGGTGATAAAGGGAAGAGTACAGGGAGTTTGCTACAGGAACTGGACCGTTGAGAATGCGGAGCAGCTCGGGATTAAAGGATGGGTGAGGAACCGCAGGGACGGTTCAGTGGAAGCGGTCTTCTCTGGACCAACTGAAGCTGTGGAAGAAATGCAGCAGAGGTGCCGCCGTGGTCCTCCTGCAGCCATGGTTACTGGATTGGAGGCTTTCCCATCCACTGAAGAACCAGAAACAGGTTTCGAATACAGATCAACTGTCTGATTCGAGGGTTCCTTGAATGTTGCAGTGGTTACTTATGGATATAATAAAGTTGTAACAAGGCTTAGATTGACACACGTATTTTGATC
This genomic stretch from Raphanus sativus cultivar WK10039 chromosome 3, ASM80110v3, whole genome shotgun sequence harbors:
- the LOC108845954 gene encoding uncharacterized protein LOC108845954; this encodes MLTQMASNVGNRIRFLSFGKLPHVSASLLSTTQNPRSLSLLLLRPPVLPFRRRFVSIVHRGPLLWIRSSPPLSSMSSQAESGAPQQSDCSKTVRMVIKGRVQGVCYRNWTVENAEQLGIKGWVRNRRDGSVEAVFSGPTEAVEEMQQRCRRGPPAAMVTGLEAFPSTEEPETGFEYRSTV